The Osmia lignaria lignaria isolate PbOS001 chromosome 14, iyOsmLign1, whole genome shotgun sequence genome has a window encoding:
- the LOC117609111 gene encoding uncharacterized protein LOC117609111 translates to MSNGIKVGIKLKPLTKQERDKNLSIKWIVQENSIISLDPEIKKQRNNGFQFDYIFDMNANNSSVFNSIVKPIVDGAIDGFDGIIFFYGQSNSGKTYTMLGTSEESGVIPHVIDYIFHAISNINGREFLLRTSYLEIYDEKINDLLNETETDLKLDKNDSGQIVINCKEEITNSPNDMLSIMEKGINNKKTKTTNRNKYNSSHNVFRITIESQEIGGDSKDLVQVSQLNLVDLTGFVKIHHKDLTEECQIDISFNTLKSLIVQLTETQIAQKNTDCDNTRLTELLQPSLDGNALIALICTVTPVALDETYYTLLLASQAKNIKNEPQRNKVISATSLLRHHSKQLAELQIELKKMRNGNSIEFEEVESSNLQEKDHINYLFEQIKLLKSQIISGSIKNCEESSKYKSRRISKQYIPIFHTKIGLPTIKEMSPEKQCRKSIRESGDFTNKNFELLKCKPDHETKENGNSTEEKCVECTENDFSIASSNNSPYVTPEKQDSSVQTLSTPKNVLRKYIFDLTRDLTELREFTTLEKQVIREENDCCIHGLEERITEANGITELSSNLIMQLEEEKVKLTEDLELKIQELDEIKNDIQSLRLDIEKLQKTIYLLTNENVELSTKLTIERERFQKVIDELHTRISNIMAEKMNLENGLMVLNEQLQHAHSRASEISNDEQLIIKYQTQIDTLKAENIELSTIIAEKSRELETVKESKSLLYDHDCVYKDKFAILTEENSSLVAGNNKFSTDLMDKIEENDMLKEQCNILRNKLSVANNMNSDEDDVDQLRSENKHLKAEIVELKMRITMLTDENTKFSNNLLETMEDLENSRHEKQSNNTLRLSTKNSVTKIDDSTIEVLQEENDEILANKVVILQEEIKHLTRLNKKLSDLKLSSCSQCAHLKNLNENRRALKLEATLLNHKLEDLQRKFNRKCADTEALKVKVNQDLNLSFADSSFNTSFPDGMNVSFVEEKVQHLNNELQALKDDRDKLSILYKEKCDELEKLHDEVVDIKNTDDGSTPKKSGLKTESRIEKIQKSIDQVKDDIDELKQNSTNFSSVLNKFRSEKAKLLDEINTLRNINEELQQKVSNNEISAVTATEKAEILENEVLNMSKEIEQFSVQEKTIRSEKLMLEVELEDLKAERESKDILITGLHRTIDDLNESISSLKQELDLMTNQKNELSISTEMIKRKYEDELESFKKQYEELEKEKSESTEAEKRAILRAKELESDVEKLQADLIKQESLCKELQRNICQLENLLKESENEKETLKEKLQILEVQLVDSENNLVAKYKNEFESITAKFEEYTKESEIKLNKINETLHEYASENDNLKQKLTKLEDIELQFNEINDKGKNILNKEKVLINDNKKLKEELDTIRECMIKELKSLKHKINSTDILNKTANEIFIMFLQAIMTKEEEIIKTMRESFEKDKQQLEDEKRQSADAEKRMILWVKELETETEKLQMDLTKHEALCAEQQSKINHLEHLLDENTYEKDILKEKIEALENDLGNLQTELDKQSNVDIQQKEEEIIVAQRRERKVQESYKKKEIELLSKMKFEKEMYEKRIEDLLCTIESYKTKSMELKSNIEGLEANEKQLKNIIDANSSELKLNHQKIDKLNLDFEQLTEAYNEVNREVEQKTSQIENITTLLKHKCDMLSEYKNKLEIFMPDYELLQSQVKERKESIERYKEEIENLKMEKEKQITIIKDKLNSEEIKNIGLNKQLNELNNRNIALVEELDNLKDKYEELQQANTKLERKIRNSTSKLKAEAEMEELKDLNKRLQNNLEGASNRINEMQDSKNKILKELVNLKGQYELLSRENIEMKKTLSSYKQNIPYLSVEEYDALLQEKNKIALELEGKKLLLNQRDRENKAYVSQIKELTAKNKDFNNQLEKYIAIISERDTEISNLKDKLNVNQTENKLANELEEKLKLLDERNKKLEDQLQLHNEKVLHVLRKENSELYIKLKEYENKLDLKSSTGSSRSVSPAFENTRRRHSRNEMFNQRRQLEIVDIDVNENEDTCQILRKKIQELELQLVSKDGQIAALEIQIQSEYFPYQQKCKELEENLYTYRKRTSELNSELRKLRKTINDIDVWECDRCRRWQINKREKACQTTCNNTSRSLNNGIIDDHVKITKLEKEKALIKDLCHSRCRRIKELEDKVRELEELQGTSALKPVESLQEKQHTSSMYFNKYFDLEKNVKPEMKENIPTTLIELTNLSNYRRSIWNKY, encoded by the exons ATGTCGAACGGTATTAAAGTGGGGATTAAACTGAAACCTTTAACTAAACAGGAAagagataaaaatttatcaataaaatGGATCGTACAGGAAAACTCTATTATTTCCCTGGATCcagaaataaaaaaacagaGGAATAATGGATTTCAGTTTG ATTATATTTTTGATATGAATGCAAACAATTCCAGTGTGTTCAATAGTATTGTAAAACCTATTGTTGATGGTGCTATAGATGGTTTTgatggaataatatttttttatggtCAAAGTAATTCAGGTAAAACATATACCATGTTGGGTACTTCAGAAGAATCAGGAGTAATACCACATGTTATTGATTACATATTTCATgctatttcaaatataaatggaCGTGAATTTTTGTTAAG AACATCCTATTTAGAAATTtatgatgaaaaaataaatgatcttttaaatgaaacagaaactgatttaaaatTAGACAAAAATGACAGTGGGCAAATAGTCATTAATTGTAAAGAAGAAATTACAAACTCTCCAAATGATATGTTATCCATAATGGAAAAAggaataaacaataaaaagacAAAGACAACTAATAGGAATAAATATAATAGTAGTCATAACGTATTTCGAATT ACAATTGAAAGTCAAGAAATTGGAGGAGATTCAAAAGATCTTGTACAAGTATCACAATTAAACTTGGTAGACCTTACTGGTTTTGTTAAAATTCATCATAAAGATCTTACCGAGGAATGTCAGATTGATATATCATTTAATACTTTAAAATCACTAATTGTGCAGTTAACTGAAACACAAATTGCTCAGAAAAATACTGATTGTGATAACACCAGATTAACAGAATTGTTACAGCCATCATTAGATGGTAATGCTTTAATAGCATTAATATGTACTGTGACACCTGTTGCTTTAGATGAGACATACTATACTCTACT ACTTGCATCTCAAGCTAAGAACATTAAAAATGAGCCACAAAGAAACAAAGTTATATCTGCTACATCACTTCTAAGACATCATTCAAAACAATTAGCTGAACTTCAAATAGAGCTAAAA AAAATGAGGAATGGAAACTCTATAGAATTTGAAGAAGTAGAATCTAGTAATTTGCAAGAGAAAGATCACATTAATTACTTGTttgaacaaataaaattattaaagagtCAAATTATTTCTGGAAGTATAAAAAATTGCGAGGAATCATCTAAATATAAATCTAGAAGAATATCCAAACAGTATATACCTATATTTCATACTAAGATTGGTTTACCAACAATAAAAGAAATGTCACCTGAGAAACAATGCAGAAAAAGCATTAGGGAATCAGGCGATTTTACAAACAAAA ACTTTGAATTACTTAAGTGTAAACCAGATcatgaaaccaaagaaaacgGAAATAGTACCGAAGAAAAGTGCGTTGAATGTACAGAAAATGACTTTAGTATCGCATCTTCAAATAATAGTCCCTATGTAACACCTGAAAAGCAAGATTCTTCGGTACAGACCTTAAG TACACCAAAGAATGTTTTACGGAAATATATTTTCGATCTGACAAGAGATCTTACCGAACTTCGGGAATTTACAACCTTGGAGAAACAAGTGATACGCGAAGAAAATGATTGTTGCATACAT GGCCTGGAAGAACGTATAACTGAAGCTAATGGAATTACTGAGTTGTCTTCAAATTTGATTATGCAATTAGAAGAAGAGAAGGTTAAATTAACAGAagatttagaattaaaaattcaggAACTGgacgaaataaaaaatgatattcaGAGTCTGAGATTAGATATAGAGAAATTACAAAAAACTATTTATTTACTGACCAATGAAAATGTGGAATTGTCGACTAAATTAACAATTGAAAGAGAACGCTTTCAAAAAGTAATCGATGAACTTCATACACGTATTTCAAACATTATGGCTGAGAAaatgaatttagaaaatggTTTAATGGTTTTGAACGAACAGTTACAACATGCTCATTCAAGAGCATCAGAAATATCTAATGATGAACagctaattattaaatatcaaacccAAATAGATACGTTAAAAGCAGAAAACATTGAATTATCAACTATCATTGCAGAGAAAAGTAGAGAGCTCGAAACCGTTAAAGAAAGTAAATCGCTTTTATATGATCACGACTGTGTATACAAGGACAAATTTGCAATTCTTACAGAAGAGAACAGTAGTTTGGTTGCAGGCAATAACAAATTTTCTACGGACTTAATGGATAAGATTGAAGAAAATGACATGTTGAAAGAACAgtgtaatattttaagaaacaaATTATCTGTAGCAAACAATATGAATTCTGATGAAGACGACGTAGACCAACTAAGATCAGAGAATAAACATTTGAAAGCCGAAATTGTAGAATTGAAAATGAGAATAACAATGTTAACGGATGAAAATACAaagttttcaaataatttattggagACTATGGAAGATCTTGAAAATTCACGACATGAAAAACAAAGTAATAACACATTACGTTTGTCCACTAAAAATAGTGTCACAAAAATAGACGACTCTACAATAGAAGTATTACAAGaggaaaatgatgaaatattgGCAAATAAAGTTGTAATATTGCAAGAGGAGATTAAACATCTAACTCGTTTGAATAAAAAGTTAAGTGATTTAAAGTTATCATCGTGCAGTCAGTGTGcgcatttgaaaaatttaaacgaGAATCGTAGAGCTTTAAAACTTGAAGCGACACTTTtaaatcacaaattggaagacttacaaagaaaatttaatcGCAAATGTGCCGATACCGAAGCATTAAAAGTTAAAGTTAATCAAGATCTGAATTTAAGTTTCGCCGATtcatctttcaatactagtttTCCAGATGGAATGAATGTAAGTTTCGTAGAAGAAAAAGTTCAGCATTTAAATAACGAACTACAAGCATTAAAAGATGACCGAGACAAACTATCAATTTTATACAAAGAGAAATGTGACGAACTTGAAAAGCTCCACGATGAAGTAGTTGATATAAAGAATACAGACGACGGTTCTACACCAAAGAAGTCTGGGCTTAAAACTGAAAGTAGAATCGAAAAGATCCAAAAAAGTATCGACCAAGTCAAAGATGACATAGATGAATTAAAACAGAATAGTACGAACTTCAGTTCCGTACTGAATAAATTTAGGTCAGAAAAGGCAAAATTGTTGGACGAAATTAATACACTGAGGAATATTAACGAGGAATTACAGCAGAAGGTGTCTAATAATGAAATATCAGCAGTTACAGCTACAGAGAAGGCAGAGATTCTTGAAAATGAAGTGTTGAATATGAGTAAAGAAATTGAGCAGTTCTCTGTACAAGAGAAAACTATAAGAAGCGAAAAACTGATGCTAGAGGTAGAATTAGAAGATTTGAAAGCTGAAAGAGAAAGCAAAGATATTCTCATCACAGGATTGCATCGAACAATCGAtgatttgaatgaatctatttCATCATTGAAACAGGAGTTAGACTTGATGACTAATCAAAAGAACGAATTAAGCATTTCCACAGAAATGATTAAACGTAAATATGAAGATGAATTAGagtcatttaaaaaacaatatgaagaattggaaaaagaaaagtcaGAAAGTACAGAAGCAGAGAAACGTGCGATATTGCGGGCAAAAGAATTAGAATCAGATGTAGAAAAGCTTCAAGCGGATTTGATAAAACAAGAAAGTCTGTGTAAAGAATTGCAAAGGAACATTTGTCAGCTAGAAAATCTTTTGAAAgaaagtgaaaatgaaaaagaaacccTCAAGGAAAAGTTACAGATACTTGAAGTTCAATTAGTTGattctgaaaataatttagtggcaaagtataaaaatgaatttgaaagTATAACAGCAAAGTTTGAGGAATATACCAAAGAATCTGAAATTAAGttaaacaaaattaatgaaacgttaCACGAATATGCCTCagaaaatgataatttaaaacAGAAACTTACAAAACTTGAGGATATTGAGTTACAGTTCAATGAAATAAACGATAAAGGaaagaatatattaaataaagagAAAGTTTTGATTaacgataataaaaaattgaaagaagagtTGGATACCATTAGAGAATGTATGATCAAAGAATTGAAATCActgaaacataaaataaattccacagatattttaaacaaaaccgCGAACGAAATTTTCATAATGTTCCTTCAAGCAATTATGACAAAAGAGGAAGAGATAATTAAAACAATGAGAGAATCATTCGAAAAGGATAAACAACAGTTAGAAGATGAAAAACGACAAAGCGCGGATGCAGAGAAACGTATGATATTGTGGGTTAAAGAACTTGAAACAGAAACTGAAAAGTTACAAATGGATTTAACAAAACACGAAGCTTTATGCGCAGAACAACAaagtaaaattaatcatttgGAACATCTTTTGGATGAAAATACCTACGAAAAAGACATActtaaagaaaagatagaagcACTTGAAAATGATTTAGGCAATTTACAGACGGAACTAGATAAACAATCCAACGTGGATATTcagcaaaaagaagaagaaattatcGTTGCccaaagaagagaaagaaaggtaCAAGAAAGTTATAAGAAGAAAGAGATTGAACTTCTctctaaaatgaaatttgaaaaagaaatgtatGAGAAAAGAATAGAAGATCTTCTTTGCACCATAGAAAGCTATAAAACTAAAAGCATGGAATTAAAAAGTAATATTGAAGGTCTTGAGGCCAATGAAAAACAACTAAAGAATATCATAGATGCAAATTCTTCAGAATTAAAGttgaaccatcagaaaatagataaattgaatcttgattttgaacaacttACAGAAGCCTACAATGAAGTGAATCGTGAAGTAGAACAAAAGACATCACAAATTGAAAACATTACAACTCTTTTGAAACATAAATGTGATATGTTATCCGAATATAAGAATAAGCTTGAAATTTTTATGCCAGATTATGAATTGTTGCAAAGTCAAgttaaagagagaaaggaaagtaTAGAGCGATATAAAGAAGAGATAGAAAATCTGAAAATGGAAAAGGAGAAgcaaattacaataattaaagataaattaaattctgaggaaataaagaatattggCTTGAATAAGCAATTAAACGAATTAAATAACAGAAACATAGCTTTGGTTGAGGAATTGGATAATCTGAAAGATAAATATGAAGAATTGCAACAGGCAAATACAAAATTAGAAAGAAAGATAAGGAACAGTACAAGTAAGTTGAAAGCTGAAGCAGAAATGGAGGAATTAAAAGACCTAAACAAAAGATTGCAGAATAATTTAGAAGGAGCAAGTAATCGTATAAATGAGATGCAGgatagtaaaaataaaattttgaaagaattaGTCAATTTGAAAGGACAATATGAATTACTGTCacgagaaaatattgaaatgaagAAAACTCTATCATCGTACAAACAAAACATTCCGTATTTATCTGTAGAAGAATATGATGCTCTCCTTCAAGAGAAGAATAAAATTGCATTAGAATTAGAAGGTAAAAAATTGTTGCTAAACCAAAGAGACAGGGAGAACAAAGCATATGTAAGTCAGATAAAAGAGTTGACTgctaaaaataaagattttaataatcagttagaaaaatatattgctATCATAAGTGAACGCGATAcagaaatttctaatttaaaggATAAACTGAATGTTAaccaaacagaaaataaattggCAAAtgaattagaagaaaaattgaaacttttAGATGAAAGAAACAAGAAACTTGAGGATCAATTGCaattgcataatgaaaaagttttaCATGTATTGAGGAAAGAAAATTCCGAATTATACATTAAACTTAAGGAATACGAGAATAAACTAGATTTGAAAAGCAGTACCGGTAGTTCAAGATCAGTTAGTCCAGCCTTTGAGAATACTAGACGGAGACATAGCAGAAATGAGATGTTTAATCAAAGAAGACAATTAGAAATTGTTGACATAGATgttaatgaaaatgaagataCCTGTCAAATATTGAGgaaaaaaattcaagaattggAATTACAATTAGTATCAAAAGATGGTCAAATTGCAGCATTAGAAATTCAAATCCAAAGTGAATATTTCCCTTATCAGCAGAAATGTAAAGAACTTGAAGAAAATTTGTACACATATCGTAAACGA ACAAGTGAACTTAATTCTGAATTAAGAAAACTTCGAAAGACCATAAATGATATTGATGTATGGGAATGCGACAGGTGTAGACGATGGCAAattaataaaagagaaaaggcTTGTCAAACAACCTGTAACAATACATCACGATCTCTTAATAATGGAATAATAGAT gATCATGTTAAAATAACGAAACTGGAAAAGGAAAAGGCATTAATAAAAGATTTATGCCATTCACGATGTCGACGAATAAAAGAATTAGAAGATAAAGTAAGAGAATTAGAGGAACTTCAAGGTACATCAGCCTTAAAGCCTGTTGAATCTTTGCAAGAGAAACAGCATACTTCTTCGATGtacttcaataaatattttgactTGGAGAAGAATGTGAAACC AGAGATGAAAGAAAACATTCCAACGACGTTAATAGAACTTACAAATCTTTCAAATTATAGACGAAGCATATGGAATAAATATTGA